The Panicum hallii strain FIL2 chromosome 9, PHallii_v3.1, whole genome shotgun sequence genome has a window encoding:
- the LOC112875199 gene encoding uncharacterized protein LOC112875199, with protein sequence MLPLLLALLLSTASAAPALLVPAVGGDSGPADSPAEAPTAVAAALERAEDEVADGIAAPPDSLTFRPRQHPSALSPEQRRGLEHEARCGPRVPVRRGAFPWPGWNPRCRGGGGGAAAPAGHRLQPVDDEP encoded by the coding sequence ATGCTCCCCCTCCTGTTGGCTCTCCTCCTCTCGACGGCGTCAGCCGCTCCGGCATTACTCGTTCCGGCCGTCGGCGGTGACAGCGGGCCTGCGGACTCACCAGCGGAGGCGCCGACGGCCGTGGCAGCGGCACTGGAGCGGGCAGAAGACGAGGTCGCTGACGGAATCGCGGCGCCGCCGGATAGTCTGACGTTCAGGCCTCGCCAGCACCCCTCCGCGCTCAGCCCGGAGCAGAGGCGGGGCCTGGAGCACGAGGCTCGCTGCGGCCCGCGCGTCCCCGTGCGGCGGGGCGCCTTCCCTTGGCCCGGGTGGAATCCTCGctgccgtggcggcggcggcggcgccgccgcgccggccgggcACCGCCTGCAGCCTGTGGACGACGAGCCGTAG
- the LOC112875548 gene encoding 21 kDa protein-like produces MALRRRVVVSMLPLLLLALSMSWCCGGGAAARPAPSSDAVPGFVRSWCAGTEYPALCDATLAPYAAAVGSSPARLSWAALTVTLGGARAAAAAVKAMAAAGRLAPAGAEAARDCVSMLGDAEDLLRQAAEAMARLGGQSNKGGRAATSRDVRFQVDSVQAWASAALTDDGMCVEGFRAEAAGGGGVREAVRGHVARVAHLTANALGIVNAMAKQMP; encoded by the coding sequence ATGGCGCTGCGACGACGCGTCGTCGTGTCGATGCTGCCGCTTCTTCTCCTGGCGCTCTCGATGAGCTGgtgttgcggcggcggcgccgcggcgcggccggcgcctTCCTCCGACGCCGTGCCGGGCTTCGTGAGGTCGTGGTGCGCGGGGACGGAGTACCCGGCGCTGTGCGACGCGACGCTGGCGCCGTACGCGGCGGCGGTCGGGTCCAGCCCGGCGCGCCTGTCGTGGGCGGCGCTGACGGTGACGCTGGGCggagcgcgggcggcggcggccgcggtgaAGGCGATGGCGGCCGCGGGCCGCCTGGCGCCCGCGGGCGCCGAAGCCGCGCGGGACTGCGTGAGCATGCTCGGGGACGCCGAGGACCTGCTGCGGCAGGCGGCGGAGGCCATGGCGCGGCTCGGCGGGCAGAGTAACAAAGGCGGGCGCGCCGCGACCAGCCGGGACGTGCGGTTCCAGGTGGACAGCGTGCAGGCGTGGGCGAGCGCGGCGCTGACGGACGACGGCATGTGCGTGGAGGGGTTCAGGGCGGaggccgcgggcggcggcggcgtgaggGAGGCCGTGCGCGGGCACGTCGCCCGCGTCGCGCACCTCACGGCCAACGCGCTCGGCATCGTCAACGCCATGGCCAAGCAGATGCCGTAG